The following are encoded together in the Parabacteroides chongii genome:
- a CDS encoding FecR family protein has translation MDLDILHRYIAGDATLSEKEEVARWLDADKKNMKEFLAQRKLYDISIWQQESIPVAKGTVPLATKQKRWTFRTIATELSKIAAIFILAFTVLYSFMINKDNSDPAIMQTIFVPPGQRAELTLTDGTRVWLNAKTTFTFPNKFTANTRNVTLDGEGYFNVTKDTKKPFFVQTEKYDIKVLGTEFNVTAYSGSPDFETALLKGAVEVSSPATCSKVHLKPNTRTYEKNGELKTGIIEHQSYFLWKEGLICFFDEPVGKMIKKLELYYDIKIDVQNKELLNNRYSGKFRTKDGVEHVLKVLQLRHRFSYIKDNDLNLITIK, from the coding sequence ATGGATCTGGATATACTACATAGATATATAGCAGGTGATGCAACCCTCTCAGAAAAAGAAGAAGTTGCCCGCTGGCTGGATGCTGACAAGAAAAATATGAAAGAGTTTCTTGCACAGCGAAAATTATACGATATATCTATCTGGCAACAGGAATCGATTCCTGTTGCCAAAGGGACAGTCCCTTTGGCAACAAAACAAAAGCGATGGACATTTCGAACAATAGCTACCGAACTTTCGAAAATAGCAGCCATCTTCATTCTAGCCTTTACCGTACTTTATTCATTTATGATAAACAAAGACAATTCAGATCCAGCTATTATGCAGACAATTTTCGTTCCACCCGGCCAACGTGCAGAACTTACGTTAACCGACGGAACCAGAGTCTGGCTGAATGCTAAAACAACATTTACATTCCCCAATAAATTCACAGCTAATACCCGTAATGTAACTTTAGACGGTGAGGGTTATTTTAATGTAACAAAAGATACAAAAAAGCCATTTTTTGTACAAACAGAAAAATACGACATCAAGGTACTTGGTACGGAATTCAATGTAACCGCTTATTCCGGTTCACCAGACTTTGAAACCGCCTTACTAAAAGGAGCAGTTGAAGTATCCTCGCCAGCAACATGTTCAAAAGTTCACCTAAAACCCAACACACGTACTTACGAAAAGAACGGAGAATTAAAAACAGGAATAATCGAACACCAGTCTTATTTCCTGTGGAAAGAAGGGTTGATCTGCTTTTTCGATGAACCAGTTGGCAAAATGATAAAAAAACTGGAATTATATTACGACATAAAAATAGATGTACAAAATAAAGAATTACTCAACAACCGTTATTCTGGAAAATTCCGGACAAAAGACGGTGTAGAACATGTACTTAAAGTGCTTCAGTTAAGACATAGATTTAGTTATATCAAGGATAACGACTTAAATCTAATTACAATTAAATAA
- a CDS encoding RNA polymerase sigma-70 factor produces MIGTEIHNFNTLYTKFYRKSFLFTKSYVHDECIAEDIVSDVLIKLWEILKEKEIEHIEALLLTTLKNKSLDHLKHEAIKTEAISTLTDMKQRELDIRISTLEACNPEDIFSAEVQQIITTTLALLPEQTRRVFEMSRFENKTNKEIAEELEITVKGVEYHITKALKPLRENLRDYLPLFYFFFFFH; encoded by the coding sequence ATGATCGGGACTGAGATACACAATTTCAATACGTTATACACCAAATTCTACAGAAAATCCTTTCTGTTCACTAAATCGTATGTGCATGACGAATGTATTGCCGAAGACATTGTGTCGGACGTTCTGATAAAATTATGGGAGATACTAAAAGAGAAGGAGATTGAACATATCGAAGCCTTACTCTTAACCACATTGAAAAATAAATCGCTCGACCACCTGAAACATGAAGCGATTAAAACGGAAGCGATCAGCACCTTAACGGATATGAAACAAAGGGAACTGGATATCCGCATTTCTACCTTGGAGGCTTGTAACCCGGAAGATATATTCTCTGCAGAAGTACAGCAGATCATCACCACTACCTTAGCTCTCCTGCCGGAACAAACCCGTCGTGTTTTTGAAATGAGCCGCTTCGAAAATAAAACAAACAAAGAGATAGCAGAAGAACTGGAAATCACTGTCAAAGGTGTTGAGTATCACATCACAAAAGCTTTAAAACCACTGCGGGAGAATCTGAGGGATTACCTGCCTCTCTTCTATTTCTTCTTTTTTTTCCATTAA